One Thioclava electrotropha DNA segment encodes these proteins:
- the truB gene encoding tRNA pseudouridine(55) synthase TruB yields MARKKGRDISGWLIVDKPADITSTSVVNKVRWALGAKKAGHAGTLDPAATGVLAVALGEATKTVPFITDALKCYRFQVRLGAATKTDDAEGDVIETSDLRPTDEEIAAALPSFVGDIEQVPPQFSAVKVDGERAYALARAGEEMELAARPLYVESLVMLGRPDADTVELELVCGKGGYVRSIARDLGQKLGCLGHVLWLRREWSGPFEASDGITLEEIEELAKTPELDEKLLPVELGLDDLPQLKATPEGAVRLKNGNPGMVLPGEAEWGEEVWVSHDGKPLAVGIYKSGEVHPSRVFNL; encoded by the coding sequence ATGGCACGCAAGAAGGGTCGCGACATTTCCGGCTGGCTGATCGTGGACAAGCCCGCGGACATCACCTCAACCTCGGTGGTGAACAAGGTGCGCTGGGCGCTGGGCGCCAAGAAGGCGGGCCATGCGGGCACGCTCGACCCGGCGGCGACCGGGGTTCTGGCGGTCGCGCTGGGCGAGGCCACCAAGACGGTGCCGTTCATCACCGATGCGCTGAAATGCTACCGGTTTCAGGTGCGGCTGGGCGCTGCGACCAAGACCGACGATGCCGAGGGCGATGTGATCGAGACCTCCGATCTGCGCCCCACGGACGAAGAAATCGCCGCCGCGCTGCCTAGCTTCGTGGGTGATATCGAACAGGTGCCGCCGCAGTTTTCCGCCGTGAAGGTCGATGGCGAGCGCGCCTATGCGCTGGCCCGTGCGGGCGAGGAAATGGAACTGGCCGCGCGGCCTCTCTACGTCGAAAGCCTCGTGATGCTGGGCCGTCCCGATGCCGACACCGTCGAGCTGGAGCTGGTCTGCGGCAAGGGCGGCTATGTGCGCTCCATCGCGCGCGATCTGGGTCAGAAGCTCGGCTGTCTCGGCCACGTCCTCTGGCTGCGCCGCGAATGGTCGGGGCCCTTCGAGGCGAGCGACGGGATCACGCTGGAAGAGATCGAAGAGCTGGCGAAGACGCCCGAGCTCGACGAAAAATTGTTGCCCGTGGAGTTGGGCCTTGATGATCTGCCGCAGCTCAAGGCTACGCCCGAGGGCGCGGTGCGGCTGAAGAACGGCAATCCGGGGATGGTGCTGCCGGGCGAGGCCGAATGGGGCGAGGAAGTCTGGGTCAGCCATGACGGCAAGCCGCTTGCCGTCGGTATCTATAAATCCGGCGAGGTCCATCCGAGCCGCGTCTTCAACCTTTGA
- a CDS encoding phosphodiester glycosidase family protein: MTKTMKTIATNAAALMLLATPALADVPCADRSFDGTTYTVCEAKLGQDLKLFLDDPDGNLIGTPERLSEVVPKGDRVVFAMNAGMYHPDRRPVGLFIENGKELHSIVTSEGPGNFGLLPNGVFCIGDRFSVTESRAFAADPKDCTYATQSGPMLVIDGALHPKFLADGTSKNIRNGVGVSADGKIAYFAISDAPVSFHEFGRFFRDGMQVPNALYLDGKISRLTVPGQGREDMGLPMGPIVALIAPAAPTAGD; this comes from the coding sequence ATGACGAAGACGATGAAGACGATCGCGACTAACGCTGCGGCGCTGATGCTGCTGGCCACGCCTGCGCTGGCCGACGTACCCTGCGCAGATCGCAGCTTCGATGGAACGACCTACACGGTCTGCGAAGCCAAGCTCGGGCAGGACCTGAAGCTGTTCCTCGACGATCCCGACGGCAATCTGATCGGCACGCCCGAGCGGCTCTCGGAAGTCGTGCCCAAGGGTGACCGTGTCGTCTTCGCGATGAATGCGGGGATGTACCATCCCGATCGCAGGCCTGTGGGTCTGTTCATCGAGAACGGCAAAGAGCTGCATTCGATCGTCACCTCGGAAGGGCCGGGCAATTTCGGCCTTCTGCCCAACGGGGTCTTCTGCATCGGAGACAGGTTCTCGGTGACGGAATCGCGCGCCTTCGCCGCCGATCCGAAGGACTGCACCTATGCGACGCAATCGGGGCCGATGCTGGTGATCGACGGCGCGCTGCATCCGAAATTTCTCGCCGATGGCACGTCGAAGAATATCCGCAACGGGGTGGGGGTCTCGGCCGATGGCAAGATCGCCTATTTCGCGATCTCCGACGCGCCGGTGAGCTTTCACGAATTCGGCCGTTTCTTCCGCGACGGGATGCAGGTGCCCAACGCGCTTTATCTCGACGGCAAGATTTCGCGGCTGACCGTGCCTGGTCAGGGGCGCGAGGATATGGGCCTGCCGATGGGGCCGATCGTCGCGCTGATCGCGCCCGCCGCCCCCACCGCTGGAGATTGA
- the rbfA gene encoding 30S ribosome-binding factor RbfA, whose amino-acid sequence MAKNRFSSGDGPSQRQLRMGELIRRTLSDLLMRGDVHDPDLNRVSVTVGEVRCSPDLKVATAYVTPLGGEGGKELIAALARNKGELRRLLGKEMTAKYSPDLRFRLDETYDRLDETRRIFSDETVQRDIAARDDDEDDEDDRD is encoded by the coding sequence ATGGCAAAGAACCGTTTCTCCTCGGGCGATGGCCCTTCGCAACGTCAGCTTCGCATGGGCGAGTTGATCCGGCGCACGCTGTCGGACCTCCTGATGCGCGGCGATGTGCATGATCCCGACCTCAACCGCGTCTCGGTGACGGTGGGCGAGGTGCGCTGCTCTCCCGACCTTAAAGTCGCGACCGCCTATGTGACGCCCTTGGGCGGCGAAGGTGGCAAAGAGCTGATCGCGGCGCTTGCGCGCAACAAGGGCGAGCTGCGCCGCTTGCTCGGCAAGGAAATGACCGCGAAATACAGCCCCGATCTGCGCTTCCGGCTGGACGAGACCTATGACCGTCTCGATGAGACGCGTCGGATATTCTCGGACGAGACGGTGCAGCGCGATATCGCTGCGCGCGACGATGACGAAGACGATGAAGACGATCGCGACTAA
- the dapB gene encoding 4-hydroxy-tetrahydrodipicolinate reductase, which yields MSDLPGIVITGASGRMGQMLIRTVSESDKARLVGAVERTGHDWVGKDLGEAMGGAPNGVIVTDDPLEAFSGAQAVIDFTAPAATREFAKIAAQARLTHVIGTTGMDEDDITALKPCARHAVIVRAGNMSLGVNLLTQLTKKVAAALDADWDIEVIEAHHNKKVDAPSGTALMLGEAAAEGRGISLDDNRESGRDGITGARKHGAIGFSAIRGGDIVGEHDVLFAGMGERIILRHVATDRAIFARGALKAALWGQDKRPGEYDMLDVLGL from the coding sequence ATGAGCGACCTGCCGGGCATCGTGATCACCGGAGCGTCGGGCCGGATGGGCCAGATGCTGATCCGCACCGTGAGCGAGAGCGACAAGGCGCGCCTTGTGGGCGCCGTCGAACGCACGGGCCATGACTGGGTCGGCAAGGATCTGGGCGAGGCGATGGGCGGCGCGCCGAACGGCGTGATCGTGACCGACGATCCGCTCGAGGCGTTTTCCGGCGCGCAGGCCGTGATCGACTTCACCGCGCCTGCCGCCACCCGCGAATTCGCCAAGATCGCGGCGCAGGCACGCCTGACCCATGTGATCGGCACGACCGGCATGGACGAGGACGACATCACGGCGCTCAAGCCGTGCGCGCGCCATGCCGTAATCGTGCGGGCGGGGAATATGAGCCTCGGGGTGAACCTGCTCACGCAGCTGACGAAGAAAGTCGCAGCCGCGCTCGATGCCGATTGGGATATCGAGGTGATCGAGGCGCATCACAACAAGAAGGTCGATGCGCCCTCGGGCACCGCGCTGATGCTGGGCGAGGCGGCGGCGGAAGGCCGTGGCATTTCGCTCGACGACAATCGCGAGTCGGGCCGCGACGGCATCACCGGGGCGCGCAAGCATGGCGCGATCGGTTTCTCGGCCATTCGCGGCGGCGATATCGTGGGCGAGCATGACGTGCTGTTTGCCGGCATGGGCGAGCGGATCATCCTGCGCCATGTCGCCACCGATCGCGCCATCTTCGCGCGCGGCGCGCTCAAGGCCGCGCTCTGGGGTCAGGACAAGCGCCCCGGCGAGTACGACATGCTGGACGTGCTGGGGCTCTAA
- a CDS encoding DUF1674 domain-containing protein, producing the protein MSDQPEETRDLPPAAIRALAEAEERRKTAQAAELPTELGGRDGPEPVRYGDWEKKGLAIDF; encoded by the coding sequence ATGTCCGATCAGCCAGAAGAGACCCGCGACCTGCCGCCCGCCGCGATCCGCGCGCTCGCCGAAGCCGAGGAGCGCCGCAAGACTGCGCAGGCGGCAGAACTGCCGACCGAGCTTGGTGGTCGCGACGGACCCGAGCCCGTGCGCTACGGCGATTGGGAGAAGAAGGGCCTCGCGATCGACTTCTGA
- a CDS encoding RsmB/NOP family class I SAM-dependent RNA methyltransferase, with protein MSRPDPARRAALGLIVGVLEDRESLAEQIGAEALDGLEPSQRARAQRLATTTLRHLGRADRIIKPHLRRRTPTDVMAILRLATVELLEEKQAPHGVVDAAVTLVKSAGPKLQSFSGLVNAVLRKVSEESEKWAATPAPEMPGWLRGRVMSSFGKKAAQAMEVAHLAGAPLDLSVKDDAAGWAGTLGATLLPTGSLRLTDPGKVSELAGFEDGAWWVQDAAAALPAKLLAPASGARVLDLCAAPGGKTLQLAAMGADVTALDISEARLERLGENLDRTQMEAEIVAADALEWEPDVPFDAILLDAPCSATGTIRRHPDLPFIKDGASIKPLFALQEQLLDRALQWLKPGGTLVYATCSLLPEEGEAQIKAALTRHLDLTVIRPDLPGIAPDWITEEGGLRLRPDFWPDLGGMDGFYMARLQRSA; from the coding sequence ATGTCCAGACCCGACCCCGCGCGTCGCGCAGCCCTTGGCCTGATCGTGGGCGTTCTCGAGGATCGCGAAAGCCTCGCCGAACAGATCGGCGCGGAGGCGCTCGACGGGCTGGAGCCGTCACAACGCGCCCGCGCCCAGCGCCTCGCGACGACGACGCTGCGCCATCTGGGCCGCGCCGACCGCATCATCAAACCGCATCTGCGTCGCCGCACGCCAACGGATGTGATGGCGATCCTGCGGCTGGCCACGGTCGAGCTGCTGGAAGAAAAGCAAGCGCCGCATGGCGTGGTCGATGCGGCCGTGACGCTGGTGAAATCGGCCGGGCCGAAGCTGCAAAGCTTCTCGGGGCTGGTGAATGCCGTGCTGCGCAAGGTCTCCGAGGAGAGCGAAAAATGGGCCGCGACGCCTGCGCCGGAAATGCCGGGCTGGCTGCGCGGGCGCGTCATGTCGTCCTTCGGCAAGAAGGCCGCGCAGGCGATGGAGGTTGCGCATCTGGCGGGCGCGCCGCTCGATCTGAGCGTAAAGGACGATGCCGCGGGCTGGGCCGGGACGCTGGGCGCGACGCTTCTGCCGACGGGCTCGCTGCGGCTGACCGATCCGGGCAAAGTGTCCGAGCTGGCCGGGTTCGAAGACGGCGCCTGGTGGGTGCAGGATGCTGCCGCCGCGCTGCCCGCGAAGCTGCTGGCCCCGGCATCTGGCGCGCGCGTGCTCGACCTGTGTGCAGCCCCCGGCGGCAAGACGCTGCAACTCGCCGCGATGGGCGCCGATGTGACCGCCCTCGATATTTCCGAGGCGCGGCTTGAGCGGCTCGGGGAAAACCTCGACCGGACGCAGATGGAGGCCGAGATCGTCGCCGCCGACGCGCTCGAATGGGAGCCTGACGTGCCCTTCGATGCGATCCTGCTCGATGCGCCCTGTTCGGCCACCGGCACGATCCGCCGCCATCCCGACCTGCCCTTCATCAAGGACGGCGCCTCGATCAAGCCGCTCTTCGCGCTGCAGGAACAGCTTCTGGACCGCGCGCTGCAATGGCTCAAACCCGGCGGCACGCTGGTTTATGCGACCTGCTCGCTTCTGCCCGAAGAGGGCGAGGCGCAGATCAAGGCGGCGCTTACACGGCATCTGGACCTGACCGTGATCCGTCCCGACCTGCCCGGCATCGCGCCGGACTGGATCACCGAAGAGGGCGGGCTGCGGCTGCGGCCCGATTTCTGGCCTGATCTCGGGGGGATGGACGGGTTCTACATGGCGCGACTGCAACGCTCTGCGTGA
- the purH gene encoding bifunctional phosphoribosylaminoimidazolecarboxamide formyltransferase/IMP cyclohydrolase codes for MTRPIPLTRALISVSDKTGLVDFAQALAARGVELLSTGGTAKTLREAGLSVRDVADLTGFPEMMDGRVKTLHPKVHGGLLALRDNEEHLAAMEAHQIEAIDLLVVNLYPFEETVAKGADYDTCIENIDIGGPAMIRAAAKNHAFVSTVVDVEDYAAVLEELDANDGATSYPFRQRLAQIAYARTAAYDAAVSTWMAGAIGEQTPRRRAFAGTLAQTLRYGENPHQQAAFYLDGTNRPGVATAKQLQGKELSYNNINDTDAAYELVSEFGTEKPAVAIIKHANPCGVATGKTVIEAYKRAFDCDRTSAFGGIIALNQTLDAATAEEITKIFSEVIIAPSVDDAAKEVIAKKKNVRLLETGGLPDITAPITTYRQVAGGFLVQDKDNGVITLDDLKVVTERQPSEQELKDLLFAWKVAKHVKSNAIIYVKDGATVGVGAGQMSRVDSTRIAARKAEDMMEAAGLTETPTKGSVVASDAFFPFADGLITAAEAGATAIIQPGGSMRDQEVIDAANERGLAMVFTGMRHFRH; via the coding sequence GTGACCCGCCCGATCCCCCTGACCCGTGCGCTGATTTCCGTTTCCGACAAGACCGGACTGGTCGACTTCGCCCAGGCGCTTGCCGCGCGCGGCGTCGAACTTCTCTCGACCGGCGGCACCGCCAAGACCCTGCGCGAAGCTGGCCTCAGCGTGCGTGACGTCGCCGATCTGACGGGCTTCCCGGAGATGATGGACGGTCGCGTCAAGACGCTGCATCCGAAAGTGCATGGCGGCCTGCTGGCACTGCGCGACAACGAAGAACACCTCGCCGCGATGGAAGCGCATCAGATCGAGGCGATCGATCTGCTGGTGGTGAACCTCTACCCGTTCGAGGAAACGGTCGCGAAGGGCGCCGATTACGACACCTGCATCGAGAATATCGATATCGGTGGCCCGGCGATGATCCGGGCTGCAGCGAAGAACCATGCCTTTGTCTCGACCGTCGTGGATGTCGAGGATTACGCCGCCGTTCTGGAAGAGCTCGACGCGAATGACGGCGCTACCTCCTACCCGTTCCGCCAGCGCCTCGCCCAGATCGCCTATGCGCGCACTGCGGCCTATGACGCCGCCGTCTCGACCTGGATGGCAGGCGCGATCGGCGAGCAGACCCCGCGCCGCCGTGCCTTCGCAGGCACGCTCGCGCAGACCCTGCGCTACGGCGAGAACCCGCACCAGCAGGCTGCCTTCTATCTCGACGGCACGAACCGCCCCGGCGTCGCGACCGCCAAGCAGCTTCAGGGCAAGGAGCTGAGCTACAATAACATCAACGACACCGATGCCGCCTATGAGCTGGTCTCGGAATTCGGCACCGAGAAACCCGCCGTCGCGATCATCAAGCACGCCAACCCCTGCGGCGTTGCGACCGGCAAGACCGTGATCGAGGCCTATAAGCGCGCCTTCGACTGTGATCGCACCTCGGCTTTCGGCGGCATCATCGCGCTGAACCAGACGCTGGACGCGGCCACCGCCGAAGAGATCACCAAGATCTTTTCGGAAGTCATCATCGCACCCTCGGTCGACGACGCCGCGAAAGAGGTCATCGCGAAGAAGAAGAACGTGCGCCTGCTGGAAACCGGCGGCCTGCCCGATATCACCGCACCGATCACGACCTATCGTCAGGTCGCGGGCGGCTTCCTCGTGCAGGACAAGGACAATGGCGTGATCACGCTGGACGATCTGAAAGTCGTGACCGAGCGCCAGCCCTCCGAGCAGGAACTCAAAGACCTGCTATTCGCGTGGAAAGTCGCGAAACACGTCAAGTCGAACGCGATCATCTACGTCAAGGACGGCGCGACCGTCGGCGTGGGCGCGGGCCAGATGAGCCGTGTCGACTCGACCCGGATCGCGGCGCGCAAGGCTGAAGACATGATGGAAGCCGCTGGCCTGACCGAGACGCCCACCAAGGGATCGGTCGTGGCGTCCGACGCCTTCTTCCCCTTCGCAGACGGTCTGATCACCGCGGCTGAGGCCGGCGCCACCGCGATCATCCAGCCCGGCGGCTCGATGCGCGATCAGGAAGTGATCGACGCGGCGAACGAGCGCGGGCTCGCGATGGTCTTCACCGGAATGCGCCATTTCCGCCACTGA
- the lspA gene encoding signal peptidase II — MRLAAKVTAGVLLLDQVSKYIVVQGMHLDQRGAIDVVPPYLNFRMAWNRGVNFGLFSGETDWMRWVLIIVALVISLWVWAWIAREPHSARVNISAGLLVGGALGNVVDRLVYGAVADFLNMSLPGWQNPYSFNVADVAIFLGAVGLVLFTGKDHRANDG, encoded by the coding sequence ATGCGGCTAGCAGCGAAAGTGACAGCGGGCGTCCTGCTCCTCGACCAAGTGTCGAAATATATCGTCGTGCAGGGGATGCATCTCGATCAGCGCGGCGCGATCGACGTGGTGCCGCCCTATCTCAACTTTCGCATGGCATGGAATCGCGGCGTGAATTTCGGCCTGTTCTCCGGCGAAACCGACTGGATGCGCTGGGTACTGATTATCGTGGCGCTTGTGATTTCGCTCTGGGTCTGGGCCTGGATCGCGCGTGAGCCGCATTCGGCGCGGGTGAATATCTCGGCAGGGCTGCTGGTCGGCGGTGCGCTTGGCAACGTGGTCGACAGGCTCGTCTATGGCGCGGTGGCGGACTTTCTGAACATGTCGCTGCCGGGTTGGCAGAACCCCTATTCTTTCAACGTCGCCGATGTGGCGATTTTCCTCGGCGCGGTCGGTCTGGTGCTGTTCACCGGCAAGGACCATCGCGCCAACGACGGCTAG
- a CDS encoding DUF3035 domain-containing protein: protein MQAKIGTLGLAFTAVLTLAACGNSRDPSLMNLRSSHQGPDEFGVIPTKPLEMPENLAALPPPTPGGKNITDPTPEADAVAALGGNPRRLDETGQVPTSDRALVSAASRYGSQSGIRQTLAAEDYQWRKDHDGRLLERLFQVSVYYKAYKPMELDQSAELERWRRLGVVTPGAPPSGEAQRAVK, encoded by the coding sequence ATGCAGGCGAAGATCGGCACGCTCGGACTCGCGTTTACAGCGGTACTGACGCTGGCTGCCTGCGGCAATTCCCGCGACCCCAGCCTGATGAATCTGCGCTCTTCGCATCAAGGCCCCGATGAATTCGGCGTGATCCCGACGAAGCCGTTGGAGATGCCGGAGAATCTCGCTGCGCTGCCGCCGCCCACGCCGGGTGGCAAGAACATCACCGATCCCACGCCCGAGGCCGATGCCGTTGCCGCTCTCGGTGGCAATCCGCGCCGCCTCGACGAGACCGGACAGGTCCCGACCTCGGATCGCGCGCTGGTCTCCGCCGCGTCGCGCTACGGCAGCCAGTCGGGCATCCGCCAGACGCTTGCCGCCGAGGATTACCAGTGGCGCAAGGATCACGACGGTCGCCTGCTGGAGCGTCTGTTCCAGGTCTCGGTCTATTACAAAGCCTACAAGCCGATGGAGCTCGACCAGTCGGCAGAGCTCGAGCGCTGGCGCCGCCTCGGCGTCGTCACGCCCGGCGCACCGCCCTCGGGCGAAGCGCAGCGCGCGGTCAAGTAA
- a CDS encoding M16 family metallopeptidase, whose protein sequence is MRAFLFALLTLAGLSPAVAGDVSTFELENGLKGIVIEDHRAPVVVHMVWYKAGSADEKRGKSGIAHYLEHLMFKGTDTMAPGELSKTVAANGGSDNAFTSYDYTAYFQRIAADRLPLVMKMEADRMRNLRISPDDAKTELQVILEERAQRTDSNPRALFNEQERAAQFLNSPYGTPVIGWRKEMEGLTRQDALNWYHEYYAPNNAILVVAGDVKPDEVKALAEKYYGKLKPTEDLSPRARPQEPPQRASRHLTFEDPQIAQPYLVRSYLAPERNPGDQKRAAALTVLSEILGGNQATSVLGRKLIYGDGTAIYASSYYDGMSIDATTFNLSVMPAKDVSLPEAEKALDTALKQFLKEGIDPEQFARIKTQVKAAEIYSRDNTQGLARRYGEALASGFSVKDVEDWPDVLTSVTEEDVMAAARDLFQNKDSVTGYAKRPDDAPTEAAAPAAPPAPAQEITQ, encoded by the coding sequence TTGCGTGCATTTCTGTTCGCCCTGCTAACATTGGCAGGTCTGAGCCCGGCGGTGGCCGGTGACGTCTCTACCTTCGAGTTGGAAAACGGCCTGAAAGGCATCGTGATCGAGGATCACCGTGCCCCGGTCGTGGTCCATATGGTCTGGTACAAAGCCGGATCGGCTGACGAGAAGCGCGGTAAATCCGGCATTGCCCATTATCTCGAACACCTGATGTTCAAGGGCACCGACACGATGGCTCCCGGTGAGCTGTCGAAGACGGTCGCGGCCAATGGCGGCTCGGACAACGCCTTCACCAGCTACGACTACACCGCCTATTTCCAACGCATCGCGGCCGACCGGCTGCCGCTGGTGATGAAGATGGAAGCGGATCGGATGCGCAATCTGCGAATTTCGCCCGATGACGCGAAGACCGAGCTGCAGGTGATCCTCGAAGAACGCGCGCAACGCACCGATTCCAACCCGCGGGCACTGTTCAACGAGCAGGAGCGCGCCGCCCAGTTCCTCAATTCGCCCTACGGCACGCCGGTCATCGGCTGGCGCAAGGAGATGGAAGGGCTGACGCGGCAGGACGCGCTCAACTGGTATCACGAATATTACGCACCCAATAACGCGATCCTCGTGGTCGCGGGCGATGTGAAGCCCGACGAGGTGAAGGCGCTGGCCGAGAAGTATTACGGCAAGCTGAAACCGACCGAAGACCTCTCGCCCCGCGCCCGTCCGCAGGAGCCGCCGCAACGCGCCTCCCGGCACCTGACCTTCGAGGACCCGCAGATCGCCCAGCCCTATCTGGTGCGCAGCTACCTCGCCCCCGAACGCAATCCGGGCGACCAGAAGCGCGCCGCCGCCCTGACCGTGCTGTCAGAGATTCTCGGCGGCAATCAGGCGACCTCCGTGCTGGGCCGCAAGCTGATCTATGGCGACGGCACCGCGATCTATGCGTCGAGCTATTATGACGGCATGTCGATCGATGCGACGACCTTCAACCTCTCGGTGATGCCCGCCAAGGATGTGAGCCTCCCCGAGGCCGAAAAGGCGCTCGACACGGCGCTGAAGCAATTCCTGAAGGAAGGTATCGACCCCGAGCAATTCGCCCGCATCAAGACGCAAGTGAAGGCCGCCGAAATCTATTCGCGCGACAACACGCAAGGGCTTGCGCGGCGCTATGGCGAAGCGCTGGCCTCGGGCTTCTCGGTGAAAGACGTCGAGGATTGGCCGGATGTTCTGACCTCGGTGACGGAAGAGGACGTGATGGCCGCCGCCCGCGACCTGTTCCAGAACAAGGACTCGGTGACGGGCTACGCGAAGCGCCCCGATGACGCCCCCACCGAAGCTGCGGCCCCCGCCGCGCCGCCCGCGCCTGCGCAGGAGATCACCCAATGA
- a CDS encoding M16 family metallopeptidase has translation MIHTRFPITARLVMASLFAFVLALPARAIDIQQVTSPGGIKAWLVENHDIPFTALDIAFRGGASLDAKGKRGAINLMTATLEEGAGEKNSQQFAEAEEALAAQFGFDVGDDSLDISARMLTENRDKSVDLLREALVNPRFDQSAIERVRQQVLAVIASSKQDPNDIAGEKFREITYGDHPYGSSLNGTVDSVKGLTREDLFEAKDRVMSRDHMVVSAVGDITPEELGPMLDKLLGDLPAKGADMPPPADPSFKGGVTTVDFDSPQSVVMFGQKGIGLKDPDFFAAYVLNQIVGAGGFSSRLMDEVREKRGLTYGIASYIVDKDLAKTWQGSFASANEKVAEAISVVKEQWKKAATGQVTDKELEDAKTYLTGAYPLRFDGNGTIAGILTGMQLNEMAPSYIDTRNDKVNAVTKADVQRVAKRILNPDNLTFVVVGRPQGLN, from the coding sequence ATGATCCACACCCGTTTCCCGATCACAGCGCGCCTCGTGATGGCGTCGCTCTTCGCCTTCGTGCTGGCGCTGCCCGCCCGTGCGATCGACATTCAGCAGGTCACCTCGCCCGGCGGCATCAAGGCATGGCTGGTGGAGAATCACGACATTCCCTTCACCGCGCTCGACATCGCCTTCCGCGGCGGCGCGAGCCTTGATGCAAAGGGCAAGCGCGGCGCGATCAACCTGATGACCGCCACGCTCGAAGAGGGCGCGGGCGAGAAGAACTCGCAGCAATTCGCCGAGGCCGAGGAAGCGCTGGCCGCGCAATTCGGCTTCGACGTGGGCGACGACTCGCTCGATATCTCGGCCCGTATGCTGACCGAGAACCGCGACAAATCCGTCGACCTTCTGCGCGAGGCGCTGGTCAATCCGCGCTTCGATCAAAGCGCGATCGAACGCGTGCGCCAGCAGGTGCTGGCCGTGATCGCATCGAGCAAGCAGGACCCGAACGACATCGCAGGCGAGAAATTCCGCGAGATCACCTATGGCGATCACCCCTATGGCAGCTCGCTCAACGGCACCGTCGACAGCGTGAAGGGCCTCACGCGCGAGGATCTGTTCGAGGCCAAGGACCGCGTGATGAGCCGCGATCACATGGTGGTTTCCGCCGTGGGCGACATCACCCCGGAAGAGCTCGGGCCGATGCTCGACAAGCTGCTGGGCGATCTGCCCGCCAAGGGTGCCGACATGCCGCCCCCCGCCGATCCGAGCTTCAAGGGCGGCGTGACCACGGTCGATTTCGACAGCCCGCAATCGGTGGTGATGTTCGGCCAGAAAGGGATCGGGCTGAAAGACCCCGATTTCTTCGCGGCCTATGTGCTCAACCAGATCGTCGGCGCGGGCGGGTTCTCGTCGCGCCTGATGGACGAGGTGCGCGAGAAGCGCGGCCTGACCTATGGCATCGCCTCCTATATCGTCGACAAGGATCTGGCGAAGACGTGGCAGGGCAGCTTCGCCTCCGCCAATGAGAAGGTCGCCGAGGCGATCTCGGTCGTCAAAGAGCAGTGGAAGAAGGCCGCGACCGGCCAGGTCACCGACAAGGAGCTGGAGGACGCCAAGACCTACCTCACCGGCGCCTATCCGCTGCGTTTCGACGGCAATGGCACGATCGCGGGTATCCTGACGGGGATGCAGCTCAACGAGATGGCCCCGAGCTATATCGACACCCGCAACGACAAGGTGAACGCAGTCACGAAGGCCGATGTCCAGCGCGTCGCCAAGCGTATCCTGAACCCCGACAACCTGACCTTCGTGGTCGTCGGACGCCCGCAGGGCCTGAACTGA